One part of the Kryptolebias marmoratus isolate JLee-2015 linkage group LG13, ASM164957v2, whole genome shotgun sequence genome encodes these proteins:
- the LOC108248266 gene encoding SLAIN motif-containing protein-like, with protein sequence MELQDHTKSYWSQYFCNQPQMEYDVSVSRYRLGSIELEEHPDPYCTVRTDSEPARVKNGRSFAMDARMRLDSLKSGCKSPCCDMDIKLYKYNSEKDLWVGEDSQTEESALDLVEILDLEDSMLDEESWLYEPQSKQSLVEKESAFRWCRHVLDNPSPEMEAARRVLMSKLDQRSRYNFYRPAAGSHHSPSVSSGDETSGSTSISDSESLDHNEGNLSHNSITTSYRLQDITDVHIMARIQEDSLRQEYVSIPSAAPFRGNSEMQGTYDFASGNKTKASSSSSSCWEAAPPLLSSSCCDSAMSASKQGCQSPKLSRLHQQVTQFKLLRLAQNPEASPGRTRSPLQTSLRSLQAVRNSRSLEADDHHFSFSPAGGPSPRPGSGHCGSPSLSATSLNLNNSMRGTSTRISAMKTLQRSQSISPSRIAHPAKGYLPAHGRVFASPERPTTAAWGRRGPSVQR encoded by the exons ATGGAACTCCAAGACCACACGAAAAGCTACTGGAGCCAGTATTTTTGTAATCAGCCACAGATGGAGTATGATGTGAGTGTGAGTCGTTATCGTCTTGGCAGCATAGAGCTGGAGGAACATCCAGATCCATACTGCACCGTCCGGACTGACTCTGAGCCTGCCAGAGTCAAGAATGGCCGATCGTTTGCCATGGATGCCAGAATGAGACTTGATAGTCTGAAGTCTGGGTGTAAGTCACCATGCTGTGACATGGACATCAAGTTATACAAATATAACAGCGAAAAAGACCTTTGGGTTGGTGAGGACTCGCAGACAGAAGAGTCTGCTCTGGACTTGGTGGAGATCCTAGATTTAGAGGACAGCATGCTGGATGAAGAGAGCTG GTTATACGAGCCTCAGAGTAAGCAGTCGTTAGTGGAGAAGGAGTCTGCCTTCAGGTGGTGTCGACACGTCCTTGATAACCCGAGCCCTGAGATGGAGGCAGCCCGTCGTGTGCTGATGAGCAAGCTGGATCAAA GATCGAGATACAACTTCTACAGGCCTGCAGCAGGTTCCCATCATTCTCCCAGTGTCTCCAGTGGGGACGAAACATCAGGCAGCACATCAATCAGTGACTCTGAAAGTTTAG ATCATAATGAGGGGAACCTCTCCCACAACTCCATCACTACAAGCTACAGACTGCAGGATATCACAGATGTCCACATTATGGCCAGAATACAGGAAGACA GTTTAAGACAGGAATATGTTTCCATACCCTCTGCTGCTCCATTCAGGGGAAACTCAGAGATGCAAGGAACCTATGATTTTGCTTCTGGAAACAAAACCAAggcttcatcttcatcttcttcttgttgGGAGGCTGCTCCACCATTACTGAGCTCTTCCTGTTGCGACTCAGCAATGTCAGCATCGAAGCAGGGCTGCCAAAGTCCAAAACTGAGCAGACTTCACCAACAAGTCACCCAATTCAAACTGCTCAGATTGGCTCAGAATCCAG AAGCATCACCTGGTAGGACAAGGTCACCTCTGCAGACAAGCCTCCGTTCCCTGCAGGCTGTCAGGAACAGTCGAAGTTTAGAGGCTGATGATCACCATTTCAGCTTCTCTCCAGCAG GTGGGCCGTCTCCCAGACCAGGATCAGGCCACTGTGGGTCTCCGTCACTTTCTGCAACATCTCTGAATTTGAACAACTCGATGAGAGGCACATCAACCCGGATATCAGCCATGAAAACACTGCAGAGGTCTCAGTCCATCAGCCCCAGCAGGATTGCTCACCCTGCGAAGGGTTACCTGCCTGCTCATGGGCGGGTTTTTGCCTCCCCAGAGAGGCCAACCACTGCAGCATGGGGCAGGCGAGGACCATCTGTTCAACGGTGA
- the slc6a7 gene encoding sodium-dependent proline transporter, with protein sequence MQDKSGKTAAAGSGAAQNSSYLNGHTASQNGHHSATAASPEPQSESRAPSPTVIPREQWGGKYEFLLSCIGYCVGLGNVWRFPYLCYRNGGGVFLIPYFIMLFVTGVPLFLMELSLGQYGAAGPITVWKCCPLLKGIGIGMLCVSTLVCLYYNVIIAWTFYYLGSSFQSPLPWSCDAIANAAVCDNGTATGNSSLGKPRSPTEIFWNESVLGVVNSEGLHDPGPVRWPLALCLLAAWIIIFLCMLKGIRSSGKVVYVTATFPYLVLIVLIIRGATLEGSLQGIAFYLTPDWSRLANAQVWNDAASQIFYSLGIGVGGLLSMASYNKFDNNVIRDTIIITTGNCCTSFFAGFAIFSILGHMAWRKRVPVGEVADTGPGLAFVAYPEALALLPGSVFWSILFFLMLFMLGVDTLFGNMEGITTAVLDEFPNLRRNSLHKSLFLGTLCFFFYLMGLLLVTDGGIYWFTLIDSFSTSFGLIIITLFMCLGISFFYGVNQFCQDIVDMIRHCPPWCSKVLIYFKACWVFCTPFLLLFILIYIFIEMYNTPLQYGSYVYPRWGKGLGACMGATCCLQILIWAIVAISRETGTLKERFQKSIRPLNSWRVNLNNTEREAEYVEPERVEAPFTVTLTDMDYTGMTWEM encoded by the exons ATGCAGGACAAAAGCGGCAAAACAGCAGCCGCCGGAAGCGGCGCAGCGCAG AATTCGTCGTATCTGAACGGGCATACTGCGAGTCAGAATGGCCACCACTCAGCGACAGCAGCATCTCCAGAGCCGCAGTCTGAATCCCGAGCCCCGAGTCCCACAGTCATCCCACGGGAGCAGTGGGGTGGGAAGTACGAGTTCCTGCTCTCCTGTATTGGATACTGCGTGGGATTGGGCAACGTGTGGAGGTTTCCGTACCTCTGTTATCGCAATGGCGGAG GCGTGTTTCTCATCCCCTACTTCATCATGCTCTTTGTGACGGGGGTTCCTCTCTTCCTCATGGAGCTGAGCTTAGGCCAGTATGGCGCTGCTGGACCCATCACTGTGTGGAAATGCTGCCCTCTGCTTAAAG GTATTGGAATCGGGATGCTGTGTGTGTCCACATTAGTGTGTCTCTACTATAACGTGATCATAGCGTGGACATTTTACTACCTGGGCAGCTCCTTTCAGAGCCCCTTGCCGTGGTCATGTGACGCTATAGCCAACGCAGCAGTCTGCGATAACGGCACCGCTACTGGGAATAGCTCCTTGGGAAAACCCCGCAGCCCCACGGAGATTTTCTGGAA TGAGAGTGTCCTGGGTGTAGTTAACAGTGAGGGCCTCCACGACCCGGGCCCCGTGCGGTGGCCCCTGGCCCTGTGCCTTCTGGCTGCCTGGATCATTATCTTCCTCTGCATGCTCAAGGGCATCCGCAGCTCGGGCAAG GTGGTCTACGTGACGGCCACCTTCCCATACTTAGTCCTCATTGTTTTGATCATCAGAGGGGCCACGCTGGAGGGCTCACTTCAGGGCATTGCTTTCTACCTCACACCAGACTGGAGCCGCCTGGCTAACGCACAG GTGTGGAATGACGCAGCCTCGCAGATCTTTTACTCGTTAGGCATCGGCGTTGGAGGACTGCTTTCTATGGCGTCTTACAATAAGTTTGACAACAACGTCATCAG ggaCACTATAATTATCACGACAGGAAACTGCTGCACTAGCTTCTTTGCAGGATTTGCCATTTTCTCCATCCTGGGTCACATGGCGTGGAGGAAGAGGGTACCTGTCGGAGAGGTGGCAGATACAG GTCCTGGGCTGGCCTTTGTTGCTTACCCAGAAGCCCTTGCTCTGCTGCCGGGCTCGGTGTTTTGGTCCATTTTATTCTTCCTCATGCTGTTTATGCTCGGGGTCGATACACTG TTTGGCAACATGGAGGGCATCACAACAGCTGTGCTGGACGAGTTTCCAAACCTGAGGAGAAACTCGCTGCACAAGTCCTTATTCTTGGGCACTCTGTGCTTTTTCTTCTACCTGATGGGCCTTCTCTTAGTGACGGAT GGAGGGATTTACTGGTTCACCCTCATTGACTCCTTCAGCACTAGTTTTggcctcatcatcatcaccttaTTCATGTGCCTTGGCATCTCCTTCTTCTATG gagTCAACCAGTTTTGCCAGGACATTGTCGATATGATCCGTCACTGCCCTCCGTGGTGCAGCAAAGTGCTGATTTACTTCAAAGCCTGCTGGGTTTTCTGCACGCCTTTTCTTCTGCTG TTCATCCTGATTTATATCTTCATCGAGATGTACAACACACCGCTCCAGTACGGCTCCTACGTGTATCCACGGTGGGGGAAAGGCTTGGGCGCGTGCATGGGCGCCACCTGCTGTCTGCAGATCCTCATCTGGGCCATCGTGGCCATCAGCAGAGAAACTGGAACACTAAAAGAA CGTTTTCAGAAATCAATTCGCCCCCTGAATTCCTGGAGGGTGAACTTGAACAACACCGAGCGAGAGGCGGAGTACGTGGAGCCCGAGAGAGTGGAGGCTCCGTTCACCGTCACGCTTACAGACATGGACTATACCGGGATGACGTGGGAGATGTGA